From the Anguilla anguilla isolate fAngAng1 chromosome 8, fAngAng1.pri, whole genome shotgun sequence genome, one window contains:
- the LOC118233495 gene encoding receptor-transporting protein 4-like: MLEEELEYNDSWIVQFNYSLQENLSKEERRRGWKIYCHRAYGKFRCGSCSKDWPSARVTLLFHYRLRSEAARGTVIMRPFGQACRGCSGNFELPGFSMEEVEKVLLKLIGKIKKNCYGEEEEDNSDSCSPEKVRTKPHESSLCEACSQGICCVED; this comes from the exons ATGTTGGAAGAAGAATTAGAATACAATGACAGCTGGATTGTTCAGTTCAACTACAGCCTACAAGAGAATCTCTctaaagaggagaggaggaggggatggaAGATCTACTGCCATCGTGCCTACGGAAA ATTTAGGTGTGGTTCCTGTTCCAAAGATTGGCCATCGGCCCGGGTTACTCTTCTCTTCCACTACCGCCTGCGCAGCGAGGCAGCCCGGGGGACGGTGATCATGCGACCCTTCGGACAGGCATGCCGGGGCTGCAGTGGGAACTTTGAGCTCCCAGGGTTCTCCATGGAGGAAGTAGAGAAGGTCCTGCTCAAGCTGATTGGCAAGATCAAGAAGAACTGCTAcggtgaagaggaagaggacaaCAGCGATTCCTGCTCCCCTGAGAAAGTGCGGACGAAGCCGCATGAGAGTTCGCTGTGTGAGGCCTGTAGTCAGGGGATCTGCTGTGTGGAAGACTAG